Proteins from one Rhodothermales bacterium genomic window:
- a CDS encoding TolC family protein has translation MRLFLPLLFALSAAAMAQPASTPDTLQLGALRAAAAQQDPRAVQPDLLARATQLRLAALRAQRLPQLALSGQATVQNAVPEIPIDLPEQAVPSPPREQARVQVEADWTLYDGGRVAQQAAAERARYAEDVAGVAVTLYRLREAAAEAFFGALLFDAQAGVLALAAEDLDVRLRVVQRQAEEGAALAADAAALEAERLRIGLTIAEAEAGRRAALDVLADLTGQPLAVAALAVPDLDAEAARALAALAEEEVAAGRPERVRFDRAAARAEAEARAMEASTRPTLGLFGQAGVGRPSPFDLFADDVAEFGIVGARVRWPVFDGGRARRTAEALRVQAEIAETEAAAFDRQILRDVADERAALARLDVALAADRRIVVLREEVLRAARRQLDEGVLLPDRYTDRLTDLAEARLTLARHRIERAQAQARLLSALGRFPEPPAPAAPTLDRN, from the coding sequence ATGCGCCTATTTCTCCCGCTCCTTTTCGCGCTGTCAGCCGCTGCCATGGCGCAGCCGGCGAGCACGCCGGACACACTCCAACTCGGCGCGCTCCGTGCCGCGGCTGCACAGCAGGACCCCCGCGCCGTGCAGCCCGATCTCCTCGCCCGCGCGACCCAGCTCCGGCTGGCGGCGCTTCGCGCGCAGCGTCTCCCACAACTAGCCCTCAGCGGACAGGCGACGGTGCAGAACGCGGTGCCCGAGATCCCGATCGACCTACCCGAACAGGCCGTGCCGAGCCCGCCGCGCGAACAGGCCCGCGTCCAGGTCGAGGCGGACTGGACGCTCTACGACGGCGGTCGGGTCGCGCAGCAGGCCGCTGCCGAGCGAGCCCGCTACGCCGAAGACGTAGCCGGCGTGGCCGTCACGCTCTACCGGCTCCGCGAGGCCGCGGCGGAGGCATTTTTCGGCGCGCTCCTGTTCGACGCTCAGGCGGGCGTGCTCGCGCTCGCGGCGGAAGATCTCGACGTACGGCTCCGGGTCGTGCAGCGGCAGGCTGAGGAGGGGGCGGCGCTCGCGGCCGACGCGGCGGCCTTAGAGGCCGAGCGGCTCCGCATCGGGCTGACAATCGCTGAAGCCGAGGCGGGACGGCGTGCCGCGCTCGATGTGCTCGCCGATCTCACAGGGCAACCGCTCGCCGTCGCCGCGCTCGCCGTGCCCGACCTCGACGCCGAGGCGGCCCGTGCGCTCGCCGCGCTGGCAGAAGAGGAAGTCGCGGCGGGTCGGCCCGAGCGCGTCCGGTTCGATCGTGCCGCCGCCCGCGCCGAAGCCGAGGCGCGCGCCATGGAAGCGTCGACGCGCCCCACGCTCGGCCTCTTCGGGCAGGCCGGTGTCGGCCGTCCGAGCCCGTTCGACCTCTTCGCTGACGACGTGGCCGAGTTCGGGATCGTGGGCGCAAGGGTGCGCTGGCCGGTGTTCGACGGCGGCCGGGCGCGCCGCACGGCCGAAGCGCTCCGCGTGCAGGCCGAGATCGCCGAAACCGAGGCCGCCGCCTTCGACCGGCAGATCCTCCGCGACGTCGCCGACGAGCGGGCCGCCCTCGCTCGGCTCGACGTCGCGCTCGCCGCCGACCGGCGGATTGTCGTGCTCCGCGAAGAAGTGCTCCGCGCCGCCCGACGCCAGCTCGACGAAGGCGTGCTCCTGCCCGACCGCTACACCGACCGCCTCACCGATCTCGCCGAGGCGCGGCTCACGCTCGCGCGCCACCGCATCGAGCGGGCGCAGGCGCAGGCCCGCCTCCTCTCCGCGCTCGGCCGCTTCCCCGAACCGCCCGCTCCCGCCGCGCCCACCCTCGACCGGAACTGA
- a CDS encoding helix-turn-helix domain-containing protein — MPTPPAVSPSDTEAQILEAAHRVFLRRGTAGARTQEIADEAGVNKALLHYYFRSKEKLAEAVFLRAARTLFPQMLQALAADVPLRDKLQRAVEVELGILDENPYLPGYLIAEFQYRPDHLRSILGETLPVDAMRRAVFDGLQRQLDAEAEAGRLRPARAEDLLVALLAQLVFPYAAAPMLEAVLGLDADAREAMMERRRQNLADALLRSLAP, encoded by the coding sequence ATGCCTACCCCGCCCGCCGTTTCTCCGAGTGACACCGAGGCGCAGATCCTCGAAGCCGCGCACCGCGTGTTCCTCCGCCGGGGCACGGCGGGTGCCCGCACGCAGGAGATCGCCGACGAGGCGGGCGTCAACAAAGCGCTGCTCCACTACTACTTCCGTTCGAAGGAGAAGCTCGCCGAGGCCGTCTTCCTCCGTGCGGCGCGAACGCTCTTCCCACAGATGTTGCAGGCACTCGCCGCCGATGTTCCGCTGCGCGACAAGCTGCAGCGCGCGGTCGAGGTCGAACTCGGCATCCTCGACGAGAACCCGTATCTCCCCGGCTACCTCATCGCCGAGTTCCAGTACCGCCCCGACCACCTCCGCAGCATCCTCGGCGAAACGCTCCCCGTCGATGCGATGCGGCGAGCGGTGTTCGACGGGCTTCAGCGCCAGCTCGATGCGGAGGCCGAGGCGGGGCGGCTACGCCCGGCGCGGGCCGAAGACCTCCTCGTCGCGCTTCTCGCCCAACTCGTCTTCCCGTACGCCGCCGCCCCGATGCTCGAAGCGGTCCTCGGCCTCGACGCCGACGCGCGGGAGGCAATGATGGAGCGCCGCCGCCAGAACCTCGCCGATGCACTCCTCCGCAGCCTCGCGCCATGA
- a CDS encoding spore germination protein GerW family protein, whose product MEQIRVDRPPLFRQEDVAQPIEELLRTLGPRAIFGEPVLSGDTTVIPVAEVRLGFGFGGGSGRGPDEEGGGGGGSLGRGRVTPRGYICVTPSGTRYEPIVDVTSLALGAMALAATAVVTLGKLLR is encoded by the coding sequence ATGGAACAGATACGCGTCGATAGGCCTCCGCTTTTTCGGCAGGAAGACGTAGCGCAGCCCATCGAAGAACTGCTTCGGACGCTCGGTCCCCGCGCCATTTTTGGCGAACCCGTCCTGTCCGGTGACACTACTGTGATCCCCGTCGCGGAAGTCCGCCTCGGCTTCGGGTTCGGAGGCGGCTCCGGCCGTGGGCCGGACGAGGAGGGCGGCGGTGGGGGCGGGAGTCTCGGCCGAGGGAGGGTGACGCCTCGGGGCTACATCTGCGTCACACCGAGCGGAACGCGCTACGAGCCCATCGTCGACGTGACCTCGCTTGCGCTCGGCGCAATGGCCCTTGCGGCTACCGCTGTCGTCACGCTCGGGAAGCTGCTCCGCTGA
- a CDS encoding DsrE/DsrF/DrsH-like family protein produces MEAPATYTDPTTKKADEHPVRKVLVIVSKGTLEDVYAGLIMANGALMEGMEAKMFFTFFGLEAIRKDRQDHLHTSTVGNPAFMQKMPTMLGGLPGFEALASAMMRKEMDKLDIPPVSEFMEMIVAGGGEIYGCKLAVEMFKIEEDEFIDDLAGVITVGDMYALAEGEGAQIIFI; encoded by the coding sequence ATGGAAGCCCCTGCCACGTACACCGACCCCACCACTAAGAAGGCGGACGAGCACCCCGTCCGCAAAGTCCTCGTCATCGTCTCGAAGGGCACGCTCGAAGACGTGTATGCCGGCCTCATCATGGCCAACGGCGCGCTCATGGAGGGGATGGAGGCGAAGATGTTCTTCACCTTCTTCGGCCTCGAAGCGATCCGCAAAGACCGGCAAGACCACCTCCACACCTCGACCGTCGGCAACCCGGCCTTCATGCAAAAGATGCCGACGATGCTCGGCGGGCTCCCCGGGTTCGAGGCGCTTGCCTCGGCGATGATGCGGAAGGAGATGGACAAGCTCGACATCCCGCCCGTCTCCGAGTTCATGGAGATGATCGTCGCCGGCGGTGGCGAGATCTACGGCTGCAAGCTCGCCGTCGAGATGTTCAAGATCGAGGAGGATGAGTTCATCGACGACCTCGCTGGCGTCATCACGGTCGGCGACATGTACGCCCTCGCGGAAGGCGAAGGCGCGCAGATCATCTTCATCTGA
- a CDS encoding TusE/DsrC/DsvC family sulfur relay protein, which translates to MQQTIGITTVDVNDEGYLTDPGQWTPELAHQIAQAQGFELTDKHFEVLHYLRDRYAEGTPLTIRRIGKSGLVTIKEFYDLFPGGPLKVSSKIAGIPKPASCV; encoded by the coding sequence ATGCAACAGACCATTGGCATTACGACCGTCGACGTCAACGACGAAGGCTACCTCACCGACCCCGGGCAGTGGACGCCGGAGCTCGCGCACCAGATCGCCCAGGCGCAGGGCTTCGAACTCACCGACAAGCACTTCGAAGTCCTCCACTACCTCCGGGATCGCTACGCCGAGGGCACGCCGCTGACGATCCGCCGCATCGGCAAGTCCGGCCTCGTCACGATCAAGGAGTTCTACGACCTCTTCCCCGGCGGCCCGCTGAAGGTGTCGAGCAAGATCGCCGGCATCCCGAAACCTGCGAGCTGCGTCTGA
- a CDS encoding FAD/NAD(P)-binding oxidoreductase gives MKNLLILGAGTAGTMMANKLFKALDADAWAITVVDKDEDHYYQPGFLFVPFQIYDAERLVRPKRDFIPDGVTFVVAEVEEIEPEANTVRLTDGRALGYDLLIVATGTTPRPEETPGLDGELWYRDAFDFYTFEGACALRDRLATWEGGRLVIFLAESIFKCPIAPLEFAFLADSFFEERGMRDRVEISYVTPLSGAFTKPKATEFLSGLMAEKGITVVPDFYVERVDEERKVLVSYDEREVPFDLLVAVPVNMGADLVEASDMGDADDLNYVPTDKHTLQARDYENVFVIGDATNLPTSKAGSVAHFEAEILTENVLHYIHGEPLDAAFDGHANCFIETGHGKATLIDFNYDTEPLPGKFPLPLLGPMSLLKETRANHMGKLAFEWVYWHLLLTGKPLPVSSHMSMLGKDAGTPEPEAEPA, from the coding sequence ATGAAAAACCTCCTCATCCTCGGCGCCGGCACGGCCGGCACCATGATGGCCAACAAGCTCTTCAAGGCGCTCGACGCCGACGCGTGGGCCATCACCGTCGTCGACAAAGACGAAGACCACTACTACCAGCCCGGCTTCCTCTTCGTCCCCTTCCAGATCTACGACGCCGAGCGGCTCGTCCGCCCGAAGCGCGACTTCATCCCCGACGGCGTCACGTTCGTCGTCGCCGAAGTCGAAGAGATCGAGCCGGAGGCGAACACGGTGCGGCTGACGGACGGGCGAGCGCTGGGCTACGATCTCCTCATCGTCGCCACCGGCACGACGCCGCGGCCCGAAGAGACGCCCGGCCTCGACGGCGAGCTGTGGTACCGCGACGCCTTCGACTTCTACACCTTCGAGGGCGCGTGCGCGCTCCGCGACCGGCTCGCGACGTGGGAGGGCGGGCGGCTCGTGATCTTCCTCGCCGAGAGCATCTTCAAGTGCCCCATCGCCCCGCTCGAGTTCGCCTTCCTCGCCGACTCGTTCTTCGAGGAGCGCGGGATGCGTGACCGCGTCGAGATCAGCTACGTCACCCCGCTCTCCGGCGCGTTCACGAAGCCGAAGGCGACGGAATTCCTCAGCGGGCTGATGGCGGAGAAGGGGATCACCGTCGTCCCGGACTTCTACGTCGAGCGCGTCGATGAAGAGCGCAAAGTCCTCGTCTCGTACGACGAGCGCGAGGTGCCCTTCGACCTCCTCGTCGCCGTCCCCGTGAACATGGGCGCCGACCTCGTCGAGGCCAGCGACATGGGCGACGCCGACGACCTCAACTACGTCCCGACCGACAAGCACACGCTGCAGGCGCGGGACTACGAGAACGTCTTCGTCATCGGCGACGCGACGAACCTTCCGACGTCGAAGGCCGGCTCGGTGGCGCACTTCGAGGCCGAGATCCTGACCGAGAACGTCCTCCACTACATCCACGGTGAGCCGCTCGATGCCGCGTTCGACGGCCACGCCAACTGCTTCATCGAGACCGGCCACGGCAAGGCTACGCTCATCGACTTCAACTACGACACGGAGCCGCTGCCGGGCAAATTCCCGCTCCCGCTCCTCGGCCCGATGAGCCTGCTCAAAGAGACCCGCGCCAACCACATGGGCAAGCTCGCCTTCGAGTGGGTCTACTGGCACCTCCTCCTCACCGGCAAGCCGCTCCCCGTCTCGTCCCACATGTCGATGCTCGGCAAAGACGCCGGCACGCCGGAGCCCGAAGCCGAGCCCGCCTGA
- a CDS encoding outer membrane protein transport protein: MHLTLGLLVLSLGVLPVAVAQTGHVLNGVGPIDQSWSGAGMAAPRDGLAALHWNPAAIATLDATQLDVSLQLMFPTTDLASTIETGAMGPDAPPVRLSGTTASDTGPFPIPAVGFVYRPAHGRSTFGISALGVGGFGVNYAASDPTTADGNPITFPQEAGGFGALRSSFSLFQVAPTYAFAFNDRLSFGLAPTLNVGMLEVAPFPATNPDQNGYPDGPRATALGFGAQLGFHYATDAGLTAGISVKTPQFFQDFDFAYADRTFSYNLDYPLIASVAAAYSGIDRLTLVADVRYLDFANTDGFQAAAFDETGAVTGFGWESIWVAAVGLEYDVTDRLPVRLGYAYNENPIRDDVAFFNVAAPAIVQHHLSAGFSYLVNARVMASAAVQYAPRNEVTSAMQSPMMIPMTGQSSVPGTTVTSELSTLTAVVGVSYRF, from the coding sequence ATGCACCTCACCCTCGGCCTGCTCGTCCTCAGCCTCGGGGTGCTCCCCGTCGCCGTGGCGCAGACGGGCCACGTCCTCAACGGGGTCGGCCCCATCGATCAGAGCTGGTCCGGGGCCGGCATGGCCGCGCCCCGCGATGGGCTCGCGGCGCTGCACTGGAACCCCGCCGCCATCGCCACGCTCGACGCGACGCAGCTCGACGTCAGCCTCCAACTCATGTTTCCGACGACCGACCTCGCCTCGACGATCGAGACGGGGGCGATGGGGCCCGACGCGCCGCCGGTCCGGCTGAGCGGCACGACGGCGAGCGACACCGGCCCGTTCCCGATCCCGGCGGTCGGTTTCGTCTACCGCCCGGCCCACGGCCGGTCCACGTTCGGGATCAGCGCGCTCGGCGTCGGCGGGTTCGGCGTGAACTACGCGGCGTCCGATCCGACCACGGCTGACGGGAACCCGATCACGTTCCCGCAGGAGGCGGGCGGCTTCGGCGCGCTGCGCTCATCGTTCTCGCTCTTCCAGGTCGCGCCGACGTACGCGTTCGCCTTCAACGACCGGCTCTCCTTCGGGCTCGCCCCGACGCTCAACGTCGGGATGCTGGAGGTCGCTCCGTTCCCGGCGACGAACCCGGACCAGAACGGCTATCCCGACGGCCCGCGCGCCACGGCGCTCGGCTTCGGCGCGCAGCTGGGGTTCCACTACGCCACGGACGCGGGACTCACCGCCGGCATCTCGGTCAAGACCCCGCAGTTCTTCCAGGACTTCGACTTCGCGTACGCCGACCGCACGTTCAGCTACAACCTCGACTACCCGCTGATCGCGTCGGTCGCCGCCGCCTACAGCGGGATCGACCGGCTGACGCTCGTGGCCGACGTCCGCTACCTCGACTTCGCGAACACAGACGGCTTCCAGGCCGCCGCGTTCGACGAAACCGGCGCCGTCACCGGCTTCGGCTGGGAGAGCATCTGGGTCGCCGCCGTCGGGCTCGAATACGACGTCACCGACCGGCTGCCCGTCCGCCTCGGCTACGCCTACAACGAGAACCCGATCCGCGACGACGTGGCCTTCTTCAACGTGGCCGCGCCGGCGATCGTGCAGCACCACCTCAGCGCGGGGTTCTCGTACCTCGTCAACGCGCGCGTGATGGCCTCGGCCGCCGTGCAGTACGCCCCGCGCAACGAGGTGACCTCGGCGATGCAGAGCCCGATGATGATCCCGATGACCGGGCAGTCGAGCGTGCCCGGCACGACGGTCACGAGCGAGCTCTCGACGCTGACGGCCGTGGTGGGCGTGAGCTACCGGTTCTAG
- a CDS encoding universal stress protein, which produces MTDVRTVVAGLDFSEGSEAALVRAADLAERLHARLHLVHAASIFNLDLGSLPQPEEPTDVLEARTRAFAEAALGGDEALDVIGPEVVVRRGEVAAEVLLDYVREVGADLVVVGTHGRRGVRHLLAGSVAEEVVRLAPCPVLTVPNAAVRTAPGPDAPVLVPVDFAASNRNAVGAAKRTAALFEAPVELVHVVEETGPYPVFYPEAFGVSPGVAEATFIERAERHLRAFDAEVGGDPAAAFHICVGRPHREIIELAEERGAGLVVMATHGLTGLEHALVGSVTERTIRSAPCPVLSMRHLERPDRDEA; this is translated from the coding sequence ATGACTGACGTTCGTACCGTCGTTGCCGGCCTCGACTTCTCCGAGGGGTCCGAGGCCGCGCTCGTCCGCGCTGCCGACCTCGCCGAGCGGCTCCACGCCCGCCTCCACCTCGTCCACGCCGCGTCCATCTTCAACCTTGACCTCGGGAGCCTCCCGCAGCCGGAGGAGCCGACCGACGTGCTGGAAGCTCGTACCCGCGCCTTCGCCGAGGCCGCGCTCGGCGGCGACGAAGCGCTCGACGTGATCGGGCCGGAGGTCGTCGTCCGGCGCGGCGAGGTCGCAGCCGAGGTGCTGCTCGACTACGTGCGGGAGGTCGGGGCCGACCTCGTCGTGGTCGGCACGCACGGGCGGCGCGGCGTGCGCCACCTCCTCGCGGGGAGCGTGGCCGAAGAGGTCGTCCGCCTCGCGCCGTGCCCCGTGCTGACGGTCCCGAACGCGGCGGTGCGGACGGCACCCGGCCCGGACGCGCCCGTGCTCGTGCCGGTCGACTTCGCCGCGTCCAACCGGAACGCGGTCGGCGCGGCGAAGCGGACGGCCGCGCTGTTCGAGGCGCCCGTCGAGCTCGTGCACGTCGTCGAAGAGACGGGGCCGTACCCGGTCTTTTATCCCGAGGCGTTCGGTGTGTCGCCGGGCGTCGCCGAAGCGACGTTCATCGAGCGCGCCGAGCGACACCTCCGCGCGTTCGACGCGGAGGTCGGAGGCGACCCGGCCGCCGCGTTCCACATTTGCGTCGGCCGTCCCCACCGCGAGATCATCGAACTGGCCGAGGAGCGCGGGGCCGGCCTCGTCGTGATGGCGACGCACGGGCTGACGGGGCTGGAGCACGCCCTCGTCGGGAGCGTGACCGAGCGGACGATCCGCTCCGCCCCGTGCCCCGTGCTCTCCATGCGCCACCTCGAACGGCCCGACCGGGACGAGGCGTGA
- a CDS encoding cupin domain-containing protein, protein MTPRLLVLLAALLALPAAHAQGDRMGQGGGAHHDTIHALLADHEAIERRVVDRPDGVETWTESDDPAVAARIREHVRQMKDRLASGQPMRRWDPLFAAIFEHADAISMEVEATPRGVRVVETSDDPEVVALIRQHAHRAVSEFVARGMDRAHEPTPLPDMPSSAFSALPLLPDSDDAPFTTADLYDGNTRVKGFAFRAGQGLPAHTVPVEAFLLVTEGAVRVTVGDDVHTLRTGEGLVLPGGVAHALEAIEDARAVLIRPR, encoded by the coding sequence ATGACGCCCCGACTGCTCGTCCTCCTCGCTGCCCTACTCGCCCTGCCAGCGGCCCACGCTCAGGGCGACCGGATGGGGCAGGGAGGCGGTGCCCACCACGACACCATCCACGCCCTCCTCGCCGACCACGAAGCCATCGAGCGCCGCGTCGTCGACCGGCCTGACGGCGTCGAGACGTGGACCGAGTCCGACGATCCCGCCGTCGCGGCGCGGATCCGCGAGCACGTCCGTCAGATGAAGGACCGGCTGGCATCGGGGCAGCCGATGCGGCGGTGGGACCCGCTCTTCGCCGCCATCTTCGAGCACGCCGACGCCATCTCGATGGAGGTCGAGGCAACGCCGCGCGGCGTGCGGGTGGTCGAGACATCGGACGATCCCGAGGTCGTGGCGCTCATCCGGCAGCACGCCCACCGTGCGGTGAGCGAGTTCGTGGCGCGGGGGATGGACCGCGCTCATGAGCCGACTCCGCTTCCCGACATGCCCTCGTCGGCTTTCTCCGCCCTGCCCCTGCTTCCCGATTCCGACGATGCGCCCTTCACGACGGCTGACTTGTACGACGGGAATACCCGCGTGAAAGGGTTTGCTTTCCGGGCAGGGCAGGGGCTTCCCGCTCACACCGTGCCCGTCGAAGCCTTCTTGCTCGTGACCGAAGGCGCCGTGCGCGTGACCGTGGGCGACGACGTGCACACGCTCCGCACCGGCGAGGGCCTCGTCCTGCCGGGCGGCGTCGCCCACGCCCTCGAAGCCATCGAGGACGCCCGGGCCGTGCTGATACGCCCCCGGTGA
- a CDS encoding TolC family protein: MTRLALILLALAAVLLMGPAQAQPLTVYDALARVEAEHPDLGRLQAALAVNRGQRLLGFGLDAPTLSYAREGIDGDGFAEQRFVFGQSLASPFATYFGLRRIDAEADALRLDAEARRTLLRQNVEQAFVGVMYAERLIELRAEAVALADQLVEAARLREDVGEAAGLETMRAEIERAGAEAALVEAEQALARSRLVVAAAAALGAEVEVVTPGPLAFRPVDVARADVVGGLPSLPEAQSARASVAAAGLGVREAKGARFPGLAVEVFPQDFGDGFNTVGFQVGLRIPIPGTPSVRGPRAVAEARLREQTWAREATAIQLAAEAEAAWTGYRAALAQVTRYRDVVGPQADTLVARSYEGYLLGEVPLFALLDAQRTALAAEERYAAALRDYFLRLAELERFTGRALVFPGALAASR; the protein is encoded by the coding sequence ATGACCCGCCTCGCGCTCATCCTTCTCGCCCTCGCCGCCGTGCTGCTGATGGGTCCGGCTCAGGCGCAGCCGCTGACGGTGTACGACGCTCTCGCCCGCGTCGAGGCCGAGCACCCCGACCTCGGCCGGTTGCAGGCCGCGCTCGCTGTGAACCGTGGGCAGCGCCTCCTCGGGTTCGGCCTCGACGCGCCGACGCTGTCGTACGCCCGCGAAGGGATCGACGGCGACGGCTTCGCCGAGCAGCGGTTCGTCTTCGGGCAGTCGCTGGCTTCGCCGTTCGCCACGTATTTCGGGCTTCGCCGCATCGACGCCGAGGCCGACGCGCTCCGGCTCGACGCCGAGGCGCGGCGGACCCTGCTCCGGCAGAACGTCGAGCAGGCGTTCGTGGGCGTGATGTACGCCGAGCGGCTGATCGAATTGCGGGCCGAGGCCGTCGCCCTCGCCGATCAGCTCGTTGAGGCGGCGCGGCTGCGCGAGGACGTGGGCGAGGCCGCCGGGCTGGAGACGATGCGCGCCGAGATCGAACGCGCCGGAGCCGAGGCCGCGCTCGTGGAAGCCGAACAGGCGCTCGCCCGATCCCGCCTGGTGGTCGCCGCCGCCGCCGCGCTCGGGGCCGAGGTCGAGGTCGTGACGCCGGGGCCGCTCGCGTTCCGGCCTGTGGACGTGGCGCGCGCCGACGTGGTCGGCGGGCTACCGTCGTTGCCCGAAGCGCAGAGCGCCCGCGCGAGCGTGGCCGCCGCCGGCCTCGGCGTGCGCGAGGCGAAGGGCGCGCGCTTCCCCGGCCTCGCCGTCGAGGTCTTCCCGCAGGACTTCGGCGACGGGTTCAATACGGTCGGCTTCCAGGTCGGCTTGCGGATTCCGATTCCGGGCACGCCGTCGGTTCGCGGCCCGCGCGCCGTGGCCGAGGCCCGGCTCCGCGAGCAGACGTGGGCGCGAGAAGCGACAGCAATCCAACTCGCGGCCGAGGCCGAGGCCGCGTGGACGGGCTACCGCGCCGCGCTCGCCCAGGTGACCCGCTACCGCGACGTCGTCGGCCCGCAGGCCGACACGCTCGTCGCCCGCTCGTACGAGGGCTACCTCCTCGGCGAGGTCCCGCTCTTCGCGCTCCTCGACGCGCAGCGGACGGCGCTCGCCGCCGAAGAACGCTACGCCGCGGCCCTCCGCGACTATTTCCTCCGCCTCGCCGAGCTGGAGCGGTTCACGGGCCGCGCGCTCGTCTTCCCCGGCGCTCTCGCGGCGAGTCGATGA